One Methylorubrum extorquens genomic window, ACGTAAGCCTCGGCGTGCCGCAGCCAGCCGGCGGAGAACCCGGAGAAGTAGGCATAATCCGAAAAGATCGCCTCGGGGCTCTCGAAGGCTTCGAGCTGCACCAGCCAGCAGGCGTCGCAGACATAGGCGTGGAGCGGATGGAAGGTCTCGCCTCGGTGGCGGCGCTCTGGCGTGACGTAGGAATTCGCCAGCGGCGACAGACCGAGATCGCAGAAGGTCCGGGTGAGGGCGGCGCCGCAGGCGCGGCAGGTCGGGGCGGTCACGCGTGTGCTCCAGGCTGGCCCAGCGCCTCGTAGCGCGCGATCTCGGCCTCGGCCAGAGCGCGGGGATCGGCACCGGAGGCGGCGGCCCGGTACCACGCTGCGGTCCAGTCGAGCGCGGTGTCGAGGGTCAGGCGCCGGTCCCAGCCGAGGCGGGCGCGGGCCTTGGAGGCATCGACCTTGAGATAGGTCGCCTCGTGCGGATGGGTCTTCTGCGAGAGGTGCCAGCCGGCCCCCCCGCCCCAGCCCCGGGCCAGCCGCTCCACCAGGAACGAGACCGGGCGGCAATCCTCGTCCGCCGGCCCGAGATTCCAGCCCTCGGCGAAGGCGGCGCCGTCGGCGCCCGCGAGGCATTCGGCGAGCCGCAGATAGCCGGCGAGCGGTTCCAGCACGTGCTGCCACGGGCGGATCGCGTGCGGCGCGCGGATCTCGACCGAGTCCCCCGCCTCGAACGCGCGCACGATGTCGGGGATCAGCCGGTCGAGGGACCAGTCGCCGCCGCCGATGACGTTGCCCGCCCGCGCGCTGGCGATCCGCGCCGGATGCCCGCCCGCCCCGAAGAACGAGGCGCGGTAGGCGTTTGTCACGAGTTCGGCGCAGCCCTTCGAGGCACTGTAGGGATCGTGCCCGCCCATCGCCTCGGTCTCGCGGTAGGCGTAGGGCCATTCGCGGTTCTCGTAGGCCTTGTCGCTCGTCACGACGACGACGGCGCGCACGCTCGGCGCCGCCCGCACCGCTTCCAGCAGGTGGACACTGCCCATGGTGTTGACCGCAAAGGTGCCGACCGGATCGGCATAGGAGGGCCGCACCAGGGCCTGCGCGGCCATGTGGATCACGATCTCGGGCTCGGACGCCGCCACGGCCTCGGCGAGCGCCGGCAAGTCGCGGATGTCGGCGATGTGCGAGTCCTCGGCCGGAAATCCGATCGCATCGAACAGGTTCGGCTGCGTCTCCGGCGCCAGGGCGAAGCCGGTGACGTGGGCGCCGAGGCGGGTGAGCCACAGGCTCAGCCACGCGCCCTTGAAGCCGGTATGCCCGGTGAGCAGCACGCGCTTGCCCGCCCAGAAGGTGGGATCGGGGTTGAGCGCCCCCATCACCACACCTTCCAGGGCGCGTCGCCGCGGGCCCAGAGTTCTTCGAGGTGCTTCTTGTCGCGCAGGGTGTCCATCGCCTGCCAGAAGCCGTGATGGTGGTAGGCGTGGAGCTGGCCGTCGCGGGCGAGGCTTTCCAGGGGGCCGCTCTCCCACACGGTGGCGTCGTCCTCGATCCGGTCGAGGACCTTGGGCGAGAGCACGAAGAAGCCGCCGTTGATGGTCGCCCCGTCGCCCGCCGGCTTCTCGCGAAAACTGCGCACCGCGTCGCCCGCGAGGTCGAGCGCGCCGAAGCGGCCGGGCGGCACCACCGCCGTCAGCGTCGCGAGGCGCCCATGCGCCCGGTGGAAGGCGGCCAATGCGGTGAGGTCGATATCGGCGACGCCGTCGCCGTAGGTCATGAAGAAGTCGTCGTCGCCGAGATAGTCGCGCACCCGCTTGAGCCGCCCGCCGGTCATGGTGGCGTCGCCCGTCTCGATCAGCGAGACCTTCCAGTCCTCGGCGGCCGAGCGGTGGAACTGCACGTCGCCCCGGCCGAGATCGAGCGTCACGTCACTCAGGTGCAAGCGATAATTGAGAAAAAACTCCTTGATGACGTAGCCTTTGTAACCGAGGCAGATCACGAATTCGCTCACGCCGTGGGCGGCGAAGATCTGCATGATGTGCCAGAGGATCGGCCGTCCGCCGATCTCCAGCATCGGCTTGGGGCGCACCACGGTCTCCTCCGAGAGCCGCGTGCCGAGCCCGCCCGCGAGGATCACGGCCTTCACGGTTGGCCTCCGAGTGTCTGCGTCGTCGCCATCATCGCCACGCCTCTACCATGCGCTGACATGCTGCCGGAAACCGCTCGGCGTCGAGTTCGAAAACGGGCGGGCGGATGCCGAACGGCTCCGGGTAGTACGGATCGCGGGCGAGCGATCCGCCCCAGCGCTTGCGGAAGCGCGCCTGCTCGGCGGGATCGACGGTGGGGATGCGGTTGCGGCTCTCGTAGTGGTGCAGGCTCGCCTCGGCGCAATAGACCGTTCGCAGGCCCCGCTCGCGCAGGCGCAGGCAGAGGTCGATGTCGTTGTAGTTGATGGCGTAACCCTCGTCGAAGCCGCGAATCGCCTCGAAATCGGCTTGGGCCACCATCACGCAGGCACCGGTGACGGCGAGAGTGTTGCGGTTGGCCAGAGTAGAGCCGTGATACCCGGCGTCGTCGCCGGGATATCCGCGGCGGACATGGTCCGGCAGGCCCTCGCCGAAGACCACGCCGGCATGCTGCAGGCTGCCGTCCTCGAACAGGAGCCTGGGGCCGACCGCGCCGACGCCGGGTATGGCGCGCAGCGCCAGCATCGCCTCGATCCAGTCCGGCGTGATGACGCTGATGTCGTCGTTGAGGAAGACCAGCACTTCGCCGCTCGCCGCCCCCGCGCCGAGATTCATCTTGGCGGCGACGTTGAAGACCGGCTTGTCCCAGGTCACGGTGCGCGCGCCGAACCGCTCGACCGCCGCGCGCGTCTGCGGGCGCAGGTCGCCGTTGTCGACCGCCACGATCTCGATGGTTTCGTAGGTGCTCGTCTCGCGGATGCTGGCGAGGCAGGCGGCGAGGAGATCGATGCTGCGCCCGCCGATGACGCTGTCGCGCCCGGCGGTCGGGATGATGACGGAGACGAGCGGGCGCGTCGCGAGGGTGCGCCGCAGGGCGAAACGCTCAGGGCCGAGCGCGCGAACGGTCTCGAGCCCGCCGGTGCGCCGGGCGCGCCCGGCGAGCGCGCGGGCGGCGGCCTCCGAGTCGGGCGTGGCGACGCGGCGATGGCAGAGCGCTTGGGCGACGTGGCCGATGCGCTCGCTCCGCTCAGTCACGCGGAGTGCGAGGTCGTAGTCGTGCGCGCCCTCGCTGTCCGCCGGAAAGCCGCCGACCGCCCGCACCAGGGCGGTGCGATAGAGGGCAAGCCCGCCGATGTAAAAGCTGCTCTCTAGGGTCTCCGGCGACCAGTCCGGCTTGAAGTACGGATCGCAGCGCTCGCCGTCCGGCCCGATCCGGTCTTCGTCGGAATAGAGCAGGTCGAGATCGGGCTCGCGGGCGAGCCGCCGGACGAGGGCGAGGAGGGCGTGCGGCGCGAGCCGGGTGCCGGGCTCCAACGTCGCGAGAGTGGGGCCGCGCGCCTGCGCCAGAGCCGCATCAAGGGAGGCTGCTGTGCCGTCGGAGGGTGGGAACAGACGGATGCGGTCGTCCTCCGCCGCCAGCGCGTCGAGCGCGGCCGATGGCGCCGCCGCGAGGCACAATTCCCAATCCGGGTAGATCTGCGCCCGCAGGCTCGCGACCGTTTCCCCAAGCTGGATCGGATCGCCGCCGCCCACCATGAGGAGGGAGATCAAGGGGCGCTCCCGCAGGGCTCCGAGCTGCGCGCGCATCGTCTCAATGGAGGGCAGAGCCTTGGCTTCCACCGCCTGAATCCAGGCGGCGTAGCTGGCGGGCGGACGGTGGGTCTGGGCGGCGCGTGTGAGGCGGCGCCAGATTTCGCCGGGCGGCACGCTGCGCAGGAGGCCGACGGCGCGGCGCAGGAGGCGCAGCGGCCGACGCTCCTGCGGCGGCAACCGTTCGATGATCTTTTGGGCGGACAGGAGCGCCGCCTCGATCCGGCCCGCCGGCGCGATCCGCACCGCATCGAGGCGGAAGCGCGGGCCTGCCTCGGCGGCTTCCAGGTGCAGCGCGCGTGTGCCGGGCGGCAGGCGGATCAGATCGTCGGTGCCGTCCGCCCGCACCGTGAGCCGGTAGCGGCGCGGCTCGGCCTCGCCCCGCGCCTCGACCGCGAGCACCGGCCGCACCGAATCCGGCCGGCAGCGGACGCGGATGCGCTGGCCCGACAGGGCCGACACCGCGTCCGCGGGGCCGAGCGCGAAGACCGGATCGGGGCCGGTCGCGTTCCAAGCGTCGTCCGCACAACGGCGCAGGTCGCGTAGGGGATAGAGGCCGAGCGCCTCGCGGCGCTTCATGCGAACAGCCCGTCGTCTCGGTTCCGGTCGAAGCTCATGCGGCGCGGGAATCCACGAAATCGGCCGCGCCGTGAAGCGGTTTCTCGCAAAAGCGGTGTGTTGTCGGCCCCGTGGCGGCAAAGCGAAGGGTTTCTGTCATCGAAGTTTCATCGCCAATCGGCAGATGCTTGCCCTGCGGGCCGCCCGGAGGGCACTCTTTTCGGGCAGCGTTCAGGAGCCCGCATGTCCGTGAAGGGAAACCGGAGCATGTCGGCGGCAAACGAAGTGGTCGCCGTGGCGGCACACGATGAAGCCCCCGCTCAGCCGGGCGGTCGAAGCGCACCGAAGGACAAGGCGGGCAAGACCGTCAACAAGACCGTCAAGCGGCTGCGCCCCCCGGCGGCCAAGAGTGTCGGCTGGGCGCTGGTCCAGGCAGCGCGGCTGCACCGCGCCCGGATCGGCGATCGGCTCGCCGAACTCGACCTGTTCGCCGGCCAGGAGCAGGTGGTGCAGGCGCTGGCAGCGGCCGGCAGCATGACCATGGGTGATCTTGCCGCGACCCTGCGGGTGCGCCCGCCGACCGCCTCCAAGACGATCTCGCGGCTTGCCGCCCTCGGCTTCGTCGAGCGCCGGGCCGAGGCCGGCGACGGGCGCATCGTTCGCGTGCGCCTCACCGAGACGGGCTTTGCAAAAGCCGCCGCGATCGAGCGGATCTGGGACGAGGTTGAAGCCGAACTGCTCGACGACTTCGACAACAAGGAGCGCCGCCGCCTGCGCAAGCTCCTGCGCCGCGTCGCTCGCAGCCTCGCGGAAGCCGCGGGCGTCACCGGCCACGAGGAGGCCGATGCCGAGATCGACGGCGAGGCCGAGGACGAGGACGAAGCTTTGCTGGAGTCGGGCACGGCGAGCGTGGTGGTCCGGTCCTAAGGCGCAGCCGACTGCGCGCGGCACCTGTGGAGAGTGGCCGCCTCGCCGCTTCACAGTACGGCCAGCCGCCTCCTATGTTCGACGGCCGGTTCTCGAAGCGACGTCCCCCTTGCTTGATGGTTCACGCCCGCCCGGCGGGCACCATGTCGGCGAGATCCCGATGGGCCGGGTGGGAGAGGGCGGCGGCCAGCATTGCTTCCAGCACGATGAGGTCGGTTTCCGGGTCGGGCTCCCAGCCGCAGGGGCAGTGCCCGTCGGGGCCGTGCGCGGCAGCGACCTGCCGGTAGAGCGTGCCGACGGTGCGCGCCGCGGCTTCGAGCGCGGCCATGACGTGCATCGGCTCGCGCTGAAGCGCCTGCCAGAACGCGGTCGTGAGCGCCCGCTCCAACGACCCTTGCGCGTGCCGCTCGCCCGCGTCGGGCGGGGCCGTGACGAGACCGGCGCTCATGCCTGCACCTTTCCCCGAGCCCTTGCCCGAGCTTCGATCGGCACCAACCGCGGCGGTGTCGCGTCGCCCGGCTCCAGCCCGACCAGGGATTCGAGCCCACCCCGGCTCAAGCCGAGGGAGGAGCCGTCCCACCACGCGAGGCGCACGGATTCGAGCAGCGCGTCGAGGGCCGCGAGCAAACCGGCCAAGCCGCCGGAGCCCTCGCGGACCGAGGACAGCGTATCGGCCCGCGAGGGCCACGTGCTGACGTGTGAAGCGTTCGGAAATGTCAGAAGGTGTGCCATGCGTTCATCATGGCTCTATCTGTCGATATTACGCAAGTGATCTTCAAAACATTGGAAATGCTTTAATTGGGTTCTGTTTTTGCGGGCCATACTATCGATTTAGAACAATTCAACCCGCTCCAAAAAATCGCGGCGGTATCTCGGCTTGGTGCGGGCGATCAGCGAACGGGGCGGTCGAAGGCCGTATCGGGGTAGGGCTCGCCCTTGAGGGTGAAGTGCCACCATTCCTGCGCGTAGGGAGCGAAGCCGGCGCGAATCATCGCGTCGCGCAGGCGGTGGCGGTTGTGCGCCTGGACGGAACTGACGCCGGGAAAATCCGTCGCCGAGGCCGGATCGAACAGGTCGAACGGCGTGCCCATGTCGAGTTCGGTGCCGCCGCCGAGGCGTATCAGCGTCAGGTCCACGGTCGAGCCGCGGGAATGCGAGGAGCGCTCGGCGATGTAGCCGAGGCGGAACAGATCCGCCTTGTCGGTCCGCGGGTAGTAGGCCGCCTTCATGCGCGTGTCGGCGGGGTCGCGCGCCCAGGCGGCGAAGTCGGCCACCGCCTGACGCGGGCGGTAGCAGTCGAACACCTTGAGGCCGAGTTCGTCCGGTGCGAGCGAGGCCTGCACCCGAGCCAGCGCGCGGGCGGCCTGCGGAGTCAGCAGGCAGCGCGGCGCCTTGTAGCCGGCGATGGGCCGGCCGACGAAGTTGTCGGAGCCGGCATAGCGCATGTCGAGGGCGAGCCCCGGCACGTGCCGGGCGGCATCGACGAAGGGGTTTTCTCCCGAGTTGGCGGGGACTGGTCGCACGGTGGTGAGGAGTGCCATGAGCAGAACCCTGCATCGACCGGACCAAGGGGAGGTGCTCAAGGCTCCACTTCCACGAATGAGGCACACCGACTTGGTAGCGGTGCGGCTGCGGGTCTGTCGAGCGCAGGAGGAGCGGTGGAGGAAGTCCGCCGGCACCCTAGGATTGTAGGGGAGAAGCAGCGTGACACGGCCGTCACGCCCGATCGCGGGAGGGACCGTGCGCATCCTCGTCGTCGGCGGCACGCGGTTCATCGGTGCCCACCTCGCGCGCAGACTGCACGAGCAGGGCGAGGACGTGACGCTGCTTCACCGCGGACGGACCGACAATCCGATCCTGC contains:
- the rfbF gene encoding glucose-1-phosphate cytidylyltransferase, producing MKAVILAGGLGTRLSEETVVRPKPMLEIGGRPILWHIMQIFAAHGVSEFVICLGYKGYVIKEFFLNYRLHLSDVTLDLGRGDVQFHRSAAEDWKVSLIETGDATMTGGRLKRVRDYLGDDDFFMTYGDGVADIDLTALAAFHRAHGRLATLTAVVPPGRFGALDLAGDAVRSFREKPAGDGATINGGFFVLSPKVLDRIEDDATVWESGPLESLARDGQLHAYHHHGFWQAMDTLRDKKHLEELWARGDAPWKVW
- the rfbG gene encoding CDP-glucose 4,6-dehydratase — encoded protein: MGALNPDPTFWAGKRVLLTGHTGFKGAWLSLWLTRLGAHVTGFALAPETQPNLFDAIGFPAEDSHIADIRDLPALAEAVAASEPEIVIHMAAQALVRPSYADPVGTFAVNTMGSVHLLEAVRAAPSVRAVVVVTSDKAYENREWPYAYRETEAMGGHDPYSASKGCAELVTNAYRASFFGAGGHPARIASARAGNVIGGGDWSLDRLIPDIVRAFEAGDSVEIRAPHAIRPWQHVLEPLAGYLRLAECLAGADGAAFAEGWNLGPADEDCRPVSFLVERLARGWGGGAGWHLSQKTHPHEATYLKVDASKARARLGWDRRLTLDTALDWTAAWYRAAASGADPRALAEAEIARYEALGQPGAHA
- a CDS encoding MarR family winged helix-turn-helix transcriptional regulator — translated: MSAANEVVAVAAHDEAPAQPGGRSAPKDKAGKTVNKTVKRLRPPAAKSVGWALVQAARLHRARIGDRLAELDLFAGQEQVVQALAAAGSMTMGDLAATLRVRPPTASKTISRLAALGFVERRAEAGDGRIVRVRLTETGFAKAAAIERIWDEVEAELLDDFDNKERRRLRKLLRRVARSLAEAAGVTGHEEADAEIDGEAEDEDEALLESGTASVVVRS
- a CDS encoding M15 family metallopeptidase is translated as MALLTTVRPVPANSGENPFVDAARHVPGLALDMRYAGSDNFVGRPIAGYKAPRCLLTPQAARALARVQASLAPDELGLKVFDCYRPRQAVADFAAWARDPADTRMKAAYYPRTDKADLFRLGYIAERSSHSRGSTVDLTLIRLGGGTELDMGTPFDLFDPASATDFPGVSSVQAHNRHRLRDAMIRAGFAPYAQEWWHFTLKGEPYPDTAFDRPVR
- a CDS encoding glycosyltransferase family 2 protein, whose amino-acid sequence is MKRREALGLYPLRDLRRCADDAWNATGPDPVFALGPADAVSALSGQRIRVRCRPDSVRPVLAVEARGEAEPRRYRLTVRADGTDDLIRLPPGTRALHLEAAEAGPRFRLDAVRIAPAGRIEAALLSAQKIIERLPPQERRPLRLLRRAVGLLRSVPPGEIWRRLTRAAQTHRPPASYAAWIQAVEAKALPSIETMRAQLGALRERPLISLLMVGGGDPIQLGETVASLRAQIYPDWELCLAAAPSAALDALAAEDDRIRLFPPSDGTAASLDAALAQARGPTLATLEPGTRLAPHALLALVRRLAREPDLDLLYSDEDRIGPDGERCDPYFKPDWSPETLESSFYIGGLALYRTALVRAVGGFPADSEGAHDYDLALRVTERSERIGHVAQALCHRRVATPDSEAAARALAGRARRTGGLETVRALGPERFALRRTLATRPLVSVIIPTAGRDSVIGGRSIDLLAACLASIRETSTYETIEIVAVDNGDLRPQTRAAVERFGARTVTWDKPVFNVAAKMNLGAGAASGEVLVFLNDDISVITPDWIEAMLALRAIPGVGAVGPRLLFEDGSLQHAGVVFGEGLPDHVRRGYPGDDAGYHGSTLANRNTLAVTGACVMVAQADFEAIRGFDEGYAINYNDIDLCLRLRERGLRTVYCAEASLHHYESRNRIPTVDPAEQARFRKRWGGSLARDPYYPEPFGIRPPVFELDAERFPAACQRMVEAWR